One Solanum pennellii chromosome 10, SPENNV200 genomic region harbors:
- the LOC114074367 gene encoding GATA zinc finger domain-containing protein 4-like, producing the protein NNRNNNNNTNSNNNNNNNNNNNNSNNNNNSNNNNNNNNNNNNNNNNNNNNSNNNKNNSNSNNNNNNSNNNNNSKNNSNNNNNNNKTNSNNTSKNNNNNNNNNNNNNNKNNNNNNNSNNYSSNNNISISKNSNNSNNNNNNDNNNNN; encoded by the exons aacaatagaaacaacaacaacaacaccaatagcaacaacaacaataacaacaacaacaacaataataacagcaacaacaataacaacagcaacaacaacaacaacaacaataacaacaataacaacaataataacaacaacaataataatagcaataacaacaaaaacaacagcaacagcaacaacaacaataataacagcaacaacaataacaacagcaaaaacaacagcaacaacaacaacaacaacaacaaaac taacagcaacaacaccagcaaaaacaacaacaataacaacaacaacaacaacaacaataacaacaaaaacaacaacaacaacaacaatagcaacaactacagcagcaacaacaacattagtatcagcaaaaacagcaacaatagcaacaacaacaacaacaatgacaacaacaacaacaac